One genomic window of Arthrobacter caoxuetaonis includes the following:
- a CDS encoding MarR family winged helix-turn-helix transcriptional regulator gives MTEPQSDSVRWLTPEERQAWLALYAVATRLPGTLDADLFRRARITLFDYHVLAMTSESPDRQLAMSELAAYSNASLSRLSHVVKKLEQRGWMRRSPSTTDARVTTAAITDEGMAALVDLAPGHVESVRKAVFDVLDDQDVADLARVGNKILTLLDPAAARPGAPTEGA, from the coding sequence ATGACCGAACCGCAGTCTGATTCCGTCCGCTGGCTCACTCCCGAAGAGCGGCAGGCATGGCTGGCGCTTTACGCCGTCGCCACCCGGCTGCCGGGGACCCTTGACGCGGACCTGTTCCGCCGGGCGCGGATCACCCTGTTCGACTACCACGTGCTCGCCATGACCTCGGAGTCTCCGGACCGGCAGCTGGCCATGAGCGAACTGGCAGCCTATTCGAATGCCTCGCTCTCAAGGCTCTCGCATGTGGTGAAGAAACTGGAACAGCGGGGCTGGATGCGCCGGTCCCCGTCAACCACGGACGCACGGGTCACGACGGCGGCGATCACCGACGAAGGCATGGCCGCCCTCGTGGACCTGGCGCCCGGGCATGTGGAATCCGTCCGGAAGGCTGTGTTCGATGTCCTGGACGATCAAGACGTGGCCGACCTCGCCCGGGTCGGCAACAAAATCCTGACCCTGCTCGACCCCGCCGCGGCTCGTCCGGGCGCCCCGACCGAAGGAGCCTGA
- a CDS encoding diacylglycerol/lipid kinase family protein, which translates to MSSHPEAETAQAPSAVLRRAAVVINPTKKTEVDIRTLVEQTCRDEGWAEPLWLETEEDDPGHGMARQAMAEGADVVIAAGGDGTVRCVAAELAGTDTPLGLLPMGTGNLLARNLDVPVDDPAGAIRTALTGTERRIDVVHVNVDKAVDSDIFLVMAGLGYDAVMMGDTNTALKDRVGWLAYVDAGIRNLPGKPVKTMISIDGGKPFARRLRSIMGGNCGKIMGGLEVFPGARIDDGLLDIMTMAPKGSLGWLSVVAGLLRRGKGRGTAVEYFQCKSAEIWADVPQDFEMDGDHLGNATHLALRVDPRALRIRMPYGKKDPAILTNPTP; encoded by the coding sequence ATGTCCAGCCACCCCGAGGCAGAAACGGCCCAGGCCCCATCAGCCGTTCTGCGCCGCGCCGCCGTCGTCATCAATCCCACGAAGAAGACCGAGGTGGATATCCGCACCCTGGTGGAGCAAACCTGCCGTGATGAAGGCTGGGCGGAGCCGCTGTGGCTGGAGACCGAGGAAGACGACCCCGGGCACGGCATGGCCCGCCAGGCAATGGCGGAGGGGGCCGACGTCGTCATCGCCGCCGGAGGCGACGGTACCGTGCGCTGCGTGGCAGCCGAACTTGCCGGCACCGACACTCCCCTGGGCCTGCTTCCGATGGGCACCGGCAACCTGCTGGCACGCAACCTGGACGTCCCGGTCGATGATCCGGCCGGCGCCATCCGGACCGCGCTGACCGGAACCGAACGCCGGATCGACGTCGTCCACGTCAACGTTGACAAAGCCGTGGACAGCGACATCTTCCTGGTCATGGCCGGGCTGGGTTATGACGCCGTGATGATGGGAGACACCAACACCGCGTTGAAGGACCGCGTGGGATGGCTCGCCTACGTGGACGCGGGGATCCGCAACCTTCCGGGCAAGCCGGTGAAGACAATGATCTCCATTGACGGCGGCAAGCCTTTTGCCCGCCGGCTCCGCAGCATCATGGGCGGCAACTGCGGCAAGATCATGGGCGGCCTGGAGGTTTTTCCCGGGGCACGGATTGACGACGGGCTGCTCGACATCATGACCATGGCACCCAAGGGCAGCCTCGGCTGGCTCTCCGTGGTTGCCGGACTCCTGCGCCGCGGAAAGGGGCGTGGAACAGCAGTCGAATACTTCCAGTGCAAGAGCGCCGAGATCTGGGCCGATGTTCCGCAGGACTTCGAGATGGACGGCGACCATCTGGGCAACGCGACCCATCTGGCGCTGCGCGTCGACCCGCGGGCACTGCGCATCCGCATGCCCTATGGCAAGAAGGACCCGGCTATCCTGACGAACCCCACGCCGTAA
- a CDS encoding M23 family metallopeptidase: protein MTLHVNETVRNLADSVRRRLEDAVAHSRAKGKHVRPVWDSLWADVVRRAEELRVKANNIDSPTQKTAALGAGASLLLSGMVFGVAEAAVVTAPEGAVERQLVSTVPAEEPSSGEGGGNGEQGEGVGSTAPVEGEAPQKQPVPVDELIVTSPFGWRINPMTGYGQEWHTGTDFSGVTGTPVKSARGGTVTEAGWHTTGGGGLRIVVDHGDGVQTTYNHLNDIWVEPGQWVDEAQVIGGIGSTGNSTGPHLHFEVMIHGEFVDPMAWL, encoded by the coding sequence ATGACTTTGCACGTCAACGAGACCGTTCGGAACCTCGCTGACTCTGTCCGCCGGAGACTTGAAGACGCCGTGGCCCATTCCCGGGCAAAGGGGAAGCACGTCCGCCCTGTCTGGGACAGCCTTTGGGCTGACGTTGTGCGGCGGGCGGAGGAATTGCGGGTAAAAGCCAACAACATTGACTCCCCGACCCAAAAGACGGCCGCCCTGGGCGCGGGCGCTTCCCTGCTGCTCAGCGGCATGGTTTTCGGAGTGGCGGAGGCAGCCGTCGTCACTGCGCCGGAAGGGGCAGTGGAGCGCCAGCTGGTGAGCACCGTCCCGGCCGAGGAACCGTCCTCCGGCGAGGGCGGGGGTAACGGAGAACAGGGCGAAGGGGTCGGCTCGACGGCACCCGTGGAAGGCGAGGCTCCCCAAAAGCAGCCCGTTCCCGTGGATGAGCTGATCGTTACCTCGCCCTTCGGCTGGAGGATCAATCCCATGACCGGCTACGGCCAGGAATGGCATACCGGTACGGACTTCAGCGGCGTCACCGGAACCCCCGTGAAATCTGCCCGCGGAGGCACGGTTACGGAAGCCGGGTGGCACACCACCGGCGGCGGTGGACTGCGGATTGTCGTGGACCACGGAGACGGCGTCCAGACGACCTACAACCACCTCAACGACATCTGGGTGGAGCCCGGGCAGTGGGTGGATGAAGCGCAGGTGATCGGCGGCATCGGAAGCACCGGGAACTCGACCGGTCCGCACCTGCATTTCGAGGTGATGATCCACGGCGAGTTCGTGGATCCCATGGCCTGGCTCTGA
- the rpmG gene encoding 50S ribosomal protein L33: MAKDKDVRPIIKLKSTAGTGYTYVTRKNRRNDPDRMVLKKYDPKIRQHVEFREER, from the coding sequence GTGGCTAAGGATAAGGACGTTCGTCCGATCATCAAGCTCAAGTCGACCGCCGGCACCGGGTACACCTACGTGACCCGCAAGAACCGTCGTAACGACCCGGACCGCATGGTCCTGAAGAAGTACGACCCGAAGATCCGCCAGCACGTCGAATTCCGTGAGGAGCGCTAA
- the rpmB gene encoding 50S ribosomal protein L28: MAAYCQVTGAVPGFGHSISHSHRRNKRRFDPNIQKKRYWVPSLRRNVTLQVSARGIKTIDVRGIDAVVTELLAKGVKL, from the coding sequence ATGGCAGCTTACTGCCAGGTAACCGGAGCTGTTCCCGGCTTTGGTCACAGCATTTCGCACTCGCACCGTCGCAACAAGCGCCGGTTCGACCCGAATATTCAGAAGAAGCGCTACTGGGTTCCGTCCCTGCGCCGTAACGTGACGCTGCAGGTTTCGGCCCGCGGCATCAAGACGATCGACGTCCGCGGCATTGACGCAGTCGTCACCGAACTCCTCGCGAAGGGTGTGAAGCTCTAG
- a CDS encoding cytochrome c oxidase assembly protein, giving the protein MPNSAKTQNTLPDRSSGAADGTGSPVRSGWVAAGIGVMILALGVALLFTGAAAASQLSDPGALTRWGLPIAKAVQNGAVAAVIGSLVFAVFILPKHTGARRGKGERETRPEHPAFTQALSLASVAAAVWTLAAIAVMLFTYSDVSGLPLSPAPSYTEGLASFLTDFSTGRAWLAVSIIAAVVTTLTFGVRSLTGLALTTALAVGGLLPMALVGHAAGGDDHSAAVNSIGLHLLGVCLWIGGIIVLAVISKNLGDITETVLRRFSALAGFGFVLVAASGIVNASLRITSLDQLNSRWGALVLFKVAATLVLGIFGVLHRRWLIPRLSEPRSKGAAASAGPLGAKRVLWQFIGVELLIMAAISGVAAALARTAPPRPEELPPNASPARIITGYDLPPELTPERYLTEWRFDWLWVAIVVTIGAAYILGLRKLRRRGDKWPVVRTLSWFVGLIALTYVTSGAPAVYGMVLFSTHMLGHMALTMVVPLFLVLGAPLTLALKALTPRGDGSRGLREWILIGVHSRYSKVITNPIFAAVNFAGSIVIFYYSDLFGFALREHVGHELMVLHFLLTGYIFILTMIGIDPLPTRAPYPLRLVILLATMAFHAFFGVAVMGQTSLIQASYFGNMGREWGLSALQDQQLGGSIMWGIGEIPTVLVAIGVALQWSRTDARETKRKDRAAERNNDAELTAYNNMFAQLAERDAKSDQGER; this is encoded by the coding sequence GTGCCAAACTCTGCCAAGACCCAGAACACCCTGCCGGACCGCTCCTCCGGTGCCGCGGACGGAACGGGAAGCCCGGTCCGCAGCGGTTGGGTAGCTGCCGGCATCGGTGTCATGATCCTGGCGCTCGGCGTCGCCCTGCTTTTCACCGGTGCAGCCGCAGCCTCACAGCTCTCCGATCCCGGTGCGCTGACCCGCTGGGGTCTTCCGATCGCCAAGGCCGTTCAAAACGGGGCGGTGGCTGCCGTCATCGGGTCCCTCGTGTTCGCAGTCTTTATCCTGCCCAAACACACCGGCGCACGGCGCGGCAAAGGGGAGCGGGAGACACGCCCGGAACATCCTGCCTTCACCCAGGCGCTGTCCCTCGCGTCCGTCGCAGCGGCAGTGTGGACCCTGGCCGCCATCGCGGTGATGCTGTTCACCTACTCTGATGTCTCCGGGCTGCCGCTCAGCCCCGCACCTTCCTATACGGAAGGGCTCGCATCCTTCCTCACTGACTTCTCCACCGGCCGGGCTTGGCTGGCGGTCAGCATTATTGCCGCAGTCGTCACCACGCTGACGTTCGGAGTGCGCTCCCTGACCGGGCTGGCGCTGACGACGGCGCTGGCCGTCGGCGGGCTGCTGCCCATGGCACTGGTCGGCCACGCCGCCGGCGGCGATGACCACAGTGCGGCCGTGAACTCCATCGGACTCCACCTGCTCGGCGTGTGTCTCTGGATCGGCGGCATCATCGTCCTGGCCGTGATCTCCAAGAACCTGGGCGACATCACCGAAACGGTGCTGAGGCGGTTCTCCGCTCTTGCCGGCTTCGGGTTCGTGCTCGTGGCGGCGTCCGGCATCGTTAATGCTTCGCTGCGGATCACGTCGCTGGACCAGCTGAACTCCCGCTGGGGCGCGCTGGTCCTCTTCAAGGTCGCTGCCACGCTGGTGCTGGGCATCTTCGGAGTCCTGCACCGCCGGTGGCTCATTCCCCGGCTCTCCGAGCCCCGCAGCAAGGGCGCTGCCGCCTCAGCGGGACCCCTGGGAGCCAAGCGGGTCCTTTGGCAGTTCATCGGGGTGGAGCTGCTCATCATGGCAGCAATTTCCGGCGTGGCCGCAGCCTTGGCCCGTACTGCTCCGCCGCGGCCCGAAGAGCTGCCGCCAAATGCCTCTCCCGCCCGGATCATCACCGGCTACGACCTTCCTCCGGAGCTGACCCCCGAGCGCTACCTCACGGAATGGCGCTTCGACTGGCTGTGGGTTGCCATCGTGGTGACCATCGGTGCCGCCTACATCCTGGGGCTGCGCAAGCTCCGGCGGCGCGGCGACAAATGGCCGGTTGTCCGGACACTGTCCTGGTTTGTGGGCCTGATCGCCCTGACCTACGTGACCTCCGGGGCGCCGGCCGTCTACGGCATGGTGCTGTTCTCCACCCACATGCTCGGACACATGGCACTGACCATGGTGGTGCCGCTCTTCCTGGTGCTCGGTGCGCCTCTGACGCTGGCGCTCAAGGCACTCACCCCGCGCGGGGACGGGAGCCGGGGCCTGCGCGAATGGATCCTGATCGGCGTGCACTCGCGCTATTCGAAGGTCATCACCAACCCAATCTTTGCGGCGGTGAACTTCGCCGGTTCGATCGTGATCTTCTACTACTCCGACCTGTTCGGTTTTGCCCTCCGCGAGCATGTGGGCCACGAACTGATGGTGCTGCACTTCCTGCTCACCGGCTACATCTTTATCCTGACCATGATCGGCATCGATCCGCTGCCCACCCGGGCGCCCTACCCGCTGCGGCTGGTCATCCTGCTGGCCACCATGGCGTTCCATGCTTTCTTTGGCGTCGCGGTGATGGGGCAGACCTCCCTGATCCAGGCTTCCTACTTCGGGAACATGGGCCGGGAGTGGGGCCTCAGCGCGCTTCAGGACCAGCAGCTGGGCGGATCCATCATGTGGGGCATCGGCGAAATTCCCACCGTCCTGGTGGCCATTGGCGTGGCCCTGCAGTGGTCACGCACGGATGCACGTGAAACAAAACGCAAAGACCGTGCGGCCGAGCGGAATAATGATGCTGAACTTACGGCTTACAACAATATGTTCGCCCAGCTGGCCGAACGCGATGCAAAGTCAGACCAAGGAGAACGTTAG
- a CDS encoding MFS transporter: MPQEAPDHSAAPPGTAAPGTPSMHGKPRRKPLTKRRLKVEDVNVVDHSMMKKAVGGTVVGNTMEWFDIGVYGYLAVTMGAVFLSDADPASQLLFSLGVFAATFLARPLGGVIFGRIGDRVGRQKTLAATLILMAASTFAIGLLPGYAQIGMAAPVLLVVMKLLQGFSTGGEYAGATTFVSEYAPDKRRGFLASILDLGSYMGFALGALTVSTLQLTLSEETMLEWGWRIPFLIAGPLGAIAIYFRLKIEESPAFQATLDAQEEQAASAAGKAADKDAAALGTFGIFRAYWRPIVLAMVLVAAANTVGYALTSYMPSYLTDSKGYDPVHGTLLTIPVLVAMALCIPLTGRLSDRIGRRPVLWMGAGTTIVFAIPSFLLIDQGPIWTTLLGLALLAVPVTFYVANLASSLPALFPTASRYGAMGIAYNFAVAIFGGTAPLIMQGLIEISGDDMMPAYYLMATSAIGAVAVGIMKESANRPMPGSMPSVATEAEARELVETQDENPLLDLDALPFDQAPDPAGDPGTGALTLSPAAEGTAEVRFRRDEPQLSPGDRLEGSSIVRELRP, from the coding sequence ATGCCGCAAGAAGCACCTGATCACAGCGCTGCACCGCCCGGTACGGCAGCGCCTGGAACGCCGTCGATGCACGGCAAGCCGAGGCGTAAACCACTGACGAAGCGCCGCCTGAAAGTTGAAGACGTAAACGTCGTCGACCATTCAATGATGAAAAAGGCCGTCGGCGGAACCGTAGTCGGAAACACCATGGAATGGTTCGATATTGGTGTTTACGGCTACCTGGCCGTCACCATGGGAGCCGTCTTCCTTTCTGACGCGGACCCGGCGTCGCAGCTGCTGTTCAGCCTTGGCGTCTTCGCTGCCACGTTCCTCGCCCGCCCACTGGGCGGTGTGATCTTCGGCCGCATCGGTGACCGTGTGGGCCGCCAAAAGACCCTCGCCGCAACGCTGATCCTGATGGCCGCCTCAACCTTTGCCATCGGCCTGCTGCCCGGTTACGCGCAGATCGGCATGGCCGCACCCGTGCTGCTGGTGGTCATGAAGCTGCTGCAGGGCTTCAGCACCGGCGGCGAGTATGCCGGCGCCACCACATTCGTCTCGGAGTACGCGCCGGATAAGCGGCGCGGGTTCCTCGCCAGCATCCTGGACCTGGGTAGCTATATGGGATTCGCGCTGGGCGCCCTGACCGTTTCCACGCTGCAGCTGACCCTGAGCGAAGAAACGATGCTCGAATGGGGCTGGCGCATCCCGTTCCTCATTGCTGGTCCGCTGGGGGCCATCGCCATTTACTTCCGTCTCAAGATTGAAGAATCGCCGGCGTTCCAGGCCACCCTCGATGCCCAAGAGGAGCAGGCTGCTTCCGCCGCCGGGAAAGCGGCGGACAAGGACGCCGCCGCACTGGGCACCTTCGGGATCTTCCGCGCCTACTGGCGGCCTATCGTGCTGGCCATGGTCCTGGTGGCCGCAGCCAACACCGTCGGCTACGCGCTGACCTCCTACATGCCGTCGTACCTGACGGATTCCAAGGGATACGACCCGGTGCACGGAACCCTCCTGACTATCCCCGTGCTGGTCGCCATGGCCCTGTGCATTCCGCTGACCGGACGTCTCTCGGACCGGATCGGACGCCGTCCTGTGTTGTGGATGGGAGCGGGAACAACCATTGTCTTTGCCATCCCGTCGTTCCTGCTGATCGACCAGGGACCCATTTGGACGACCCTGCTTGGCCTGGCGCTGCTGGCTGTCCCGGTCACGTTCTACGTGGCTAACCTGGCGTCGTCGCTTCCGGCCCTGTTCCCCACCGCCAGCCGCTATGGAGCGATGGGTATCGCGTACAACTTCGCCGTGGCGATCTTCGGCGGCACGGCACCCCTGATCATGCAGGGCCTGATCGAAATCAGCGGCGACGACATGATGCCCGCGTACTACCTGATGGCCACGTCGGCCATCGGAGCGGTCGCCGTCGGCATCATGAAGGAATCGGCGAACCGGCCCATGCCGGGCTCCATGCCGAGCGTCGCCACGGAAGCGGAAGCCCGGGAACTCGTGGAGACCCAGGACGAGAATCCGCTGCTCGATCTGGACGCCCTCCCGTTCGACCAGGCTCCGGACCCGGCGGGCGATCCGGGAACCGGTGCGCTGACCCTGTCCCCAGCCGCCGAGGGGACAGCTGAGGTTCGTTTCCGCCGAGACGAACCGCAACTGTCCCCGGGGGACCGGCTTGAAGGCTCAAGCATCGTGAGAGAATTGCGCCCATGA
- a CDS encoding glucose-1-phosphate adenylyltransferase family protein, producing the protein MRQPRILTIILAGGSGGRLGSLTETRAKPAMPVGGSYRLIDIPLSNLHNSGFPDVWIVEQYEPKSLNDHLVSGRPWDLDRTNGGMRVLPPYQGSEGEGFAEGNADALYRQADYIREYNPDLVLVLSADHLYRLDYRDVVATHTEADAALTVVTHQIRHDPTEHGVVETSGGVVTGFQYKPENPKSDLIAAEIFLYDAEVLLRSLDELVERDGHLEDYGDQLLPYLVETQKVVEHRLPGYWRDMGTPQSYHQAHMDLLDGHGMVFDDPAWPILTATPRRLPAFVGAAASVETSLLAPGSRVEGTVSRSVVGPDCRIEAGAEVHGCVLLDGVHVSSGARLRNMVVDSGAVIGGATNLDGAEEDPETGIAVVTSAGALEKPSD; encoded by the coding sequence ATGCGCCAGCCCCGGATACTGACCATCATCCTTGCCGGAGGTTCCGGCGGCCGGCTCGGCAGCCTCACTGAGACCCGCGCCAAGCCCGCCATGCCGGTCGGCGGATCCTACCGGCTAATCGACATCCCGCTCTCCAACCTGCACAATTCCGGGTTTCCCGATGTCTGGATCGTGGAACAGTACGAACCCAAGTCGCTGAATGACCATCTGGTCAGCGGCAGGCCGTGGGACCTGGACAGGACCAACGGCGGGATGCGGGTGCTGCCTCCGTACCAGGGATCGGAGGGTGAAGGCTTCGCGGAGGGCAATGCCGATGCCCTCTACCGCCAGGCGGACTACATCCGCGAGTACAACCCGGACCTGGTCCTGGTGCTGAGCGCCGACCATCTCTACCGGCTGGACTACCGGGACGTCGTGGCAACCCACACCGAAGCGGATGCGGCCCTGACAGTGGTGACACACCAGATCCGCCATGATCCCACTGAGCACGGTGTGGTGGAAACCAGCGGCGGTGTGGTCACCGGGTTCCAGTACAAGCCGGAGAATCCCAAGAGCGATCTGATCGCGGCGGAGATCTTCCTCTACGACGCCGAAGTGCTGCTGCGCAGCCTGGATGAGCTGGTCGAACGGGACGGGCACCTGGAGGACTACGGAGACCAGCTGCTTCCGTACCTCGTGGAAACACAAAAGGTCGTGGAGCACCGGCTGCCCGGGTACTGGCGGGACATGGGAACGCCGCAAAGCTACCACCAGGCCCACATGGACCTGCTGGACGGGCACGGCATGGTCTTCGACGATCCGGCGTGGCCGATCCTCACCGCGACTCCCCGCCGGCTTCCTGCCTTCGTCGGAGCCGCTGCCAGCGTGGAGACCAGCCTCCTGGCCCCCGGCTCACGGGTGGAAGGCACTGTGTCCCGGTCCGTCGTCGGGCCCGACTGCCGGATTGAGGCCGGTGCCGAGGTGCACGGGTGTGTCCTGCTCGACGGCGTGCACGTCAGCAGCGGTGCCCGGCTGCGAAACATGGTCGTGGATTCGGGGGCCGTCATTGGTGGCGCCACCAATTTGGACGGCGCGGAAGAGGACCCGGAGACGGGGATTGCCGTCGTCACTTCGGCAGGTGCGCTGGAGAAGCCCTCGGACTGA
- a CDS encoding SGNH/GDSL hydrolase family protein, giving the protein MTNNGLYVALGDSFTEGVGDWDPSRPNGVRGWADRVAEQLTLADPGWSYANLAIRGKKLRQVIDEQIEPALALEPSLVSIYAGGNDILRPKVDIDAIVQAYDSAIGRLRSGGAAVLVFTGFDSGQSPIFGRTRGRTALYNELVREAADAHGAILVDYWRMKVLQDERYWDVDRLHMSPAGHILTAKKVLEVLRASDGLDVPELDTLPARDRIQRLKHDARWAREYLGPWVGRRLRGVSSGDNLSARYPAPVQITPET; this is encoded by the coding sequence GTGACTAACAACGGGCTATATGTGGCACTTGGCGATTCCTTTACCGAAGGCGTGGGTGACTGGGATCCCTCCCGGCCCAACGGGGTCCGGGGGTGGGCGGACCGTGTGGCTGAACAGCTGACGCTTGCGGATCCGGGCTGGAGCTATGCCAACCTGGCTATCCGCGGAAAAAAGCTGCGGCAGGTCATCGATGAGCAGATCGAACCGGCCCTGGCGCTGGAACCGTCCTTGGTGAGCATCTATGCGGGCGGCAACGACATCCTTCGGCCCAAGGTCGACATCGACGCGATCGTCCAGGCATATGACAGCGCCATAGGACGTCTTCGTTCCGGAGGCGCCGCCGTGCTCGTCTTCACCGGCTTCGATTCCGGCCAGTCTCCGATCTTCGGCCGGACCAGGGGGCGGACGGCCCTGTACAACGAACTGGTGCGTGAGGCAGCGGACGCCCACGGGGCAATCCTGGTGGACTACTGGCGCATGAAGGTGCTGCAGGACGAAAGGTACTGGGATGTGGACCGCCTCCACATGTCTCCGGCAGGGCACATCCTCACGGCGAAGAAAGTCCTTGAGGTCCTCCGGGCCAGCGACGGACTGGACGTGCCGGAGCTGGATACCCTTCCTGCACGTGACCGGATCCAGCGGCTGAAGCATGACGCCCGCTGGGCACGGGAATACCTCGGTCCGTGGGTGGGACGCAGGCTCCGGGGCGTGTCATCCGGGGACAACCTCAGCGCCAGGTATCCCGCACCGGTGCAGATCACTCCAGAGACCTAA
- the rpsN gene encoding 30S ribosomal protein S14, whose protein sequence is MAKKSKIARNEQRKVVVERYAAKRLELKKTLVDPNATDEAREAARLGLQKLPRNASPVRLRNRDQIDGRPRGTLQKFGISRVRFRNMAHAGELPGIKKSSW, encoded by the coding sequence ATGGCAAAGAAGTCCAAGATTGCCCGCAACGAGCAGCGCAAGGTTGTTGTTGAGCGCTACGCTGCCAAGCGCCTCGAACTGAAGAAGACCCTGGTCGATCCCAACGCGACCGACGAAGCACGGGAAGCTGCACGCCTCGGCCTGCAGAAGCTGCCCCGCAACGCTTCCCCGGTCCGCCTGCGCAACCGCGACCAGATCGACGGCCGCCCCCGGGGTACCCTCCAGAAGTTCGGTATCTCCCGCGTGCGTTTCCGCAATATGGCTCACGCCGGCGAACTGCCCGGCATCAAGAAGTCCAGCTGGTAA
- a CDS encoding siderophore-interacting protein, whose protein sequence is MSVTRPSHGSTAVRPRRQGANAAVMAFDVEVRAVQRISANFQRITFGGECLREFGVQGPADDLRIKVVIPPLAEDGTRQDLPEFGCDDAGWYQRWLAMDPRRRGSMRTYTVRASRCAAADPQIDVDFVLHFDEAGVGGPASSWAAAAKPGDRVTVIGPHAVHCITAESYGGIEWRPGLAQHVLLAGDETAVPAIASILENLPEDITGHALLEVPDGADIQPLRTASKVQVSWLPRGTRPHGELLDTAVREAVAVPGYLSVGGTDGAPQASAVPGRGLEPEDVDIDSAILWETPARLTPEVLENSPSPNTPAGALPFYAWIAGEAAVVRGLRRYLVKDAGIDRKQVAFMGYWRQGRAELS, encoded by the coding sequence ATGAGCGTTACCCGTCCCAGCCACGGCAGCACCGCTGTCCGTCCCCGCCGCCAGGGTGCGAATGCAGCGGTCATGGCCTTCGACGTCGAGGTCCGTGCCGTCCAGCGGATCAGCGCCAACTTCCAGCGCATCACCTTTGGCGGGGAATGCCTTCGGGAATTTGGCGTGCAGGGACCGGCCGACGATCTGCGGATCAAAGTCGTCATTCCTCCGCTGGCGGAGGACGGGACACGGCAGGACCTGCCCGAATTCGGCTGCGACGACGCCGGCTGGTACCAGCGCTGGCTCGCCATGGACCCCCGCCGGCGCGGCTCGATGCGGACGTACACGGTCCGCGCCTCGCGGTGCGCTGCAGCCGACCCCCAGATCGACGTCGACTTCGTCCTGCATTTCGACGAAGCGGGTGTGGGAGGGCCGGCGTCCTCCTGGGCGGCAGCCGCGAAGCCGGGTGACCGTGTGACGGTTATCGGCCCCCATGCCGTGCACTGCATCACGGCTGAGTCCTACGGCGGGATCGAATGGCGGCCCGGACTGGCCCAGCACGTGCTGCTGGCCGGTGATGAGACAGCTGTGCCGGCCATTGCCTCGATCCTGGAAAATCTCCCTGAGGACATCACCGGCCACGCGCTGCTCGAGGTTCCGGACGGCGCGGATATCCAGCCGCTCCGGACCGCATCGAAGGTCCAGGTCAGCTGGCTCCCGCGCGGCACCAGGCCGCACGGTGAGCTCCTCGACACAGCCGTGAGGGAAGCCGTTGCCGTCCCCGGGTACCTGAGTGTGGGCGGAACGGACGGCGCCCCGCAGGCGTCTGCGGTCCCGGGCCGCGGACTCGAACCTGAGGACGTGGACATCGATTCGGCCATCCTGTGGGAGACGCCTGCACGGCTGACACCTGAGGTACTCGAGAATTCGCCGAGCCCCAATACGCCTGCCGGTGCCCTGCCGTTCTACGCCTGGATCGCCGGAGAAGCAGCGGTTGTCCGCGGCCTGCGGCGCTATCTGGTCAAGGACGCCGGAATCGACCGCAAGCAGGTGGCGTTCATGGGTTATTGGAGGCAGGGCCGCGCCGAGCTGTCCTGA
- a CDS encoding HU family DNA-binding protein, which produces MAMNRSELVAAVAEKSGNSQTAVNGVLDAVFDIFATSVANGEKITIPGWLAVERTDRAARQGRNPQTGETLQIPAGHSVKLTAGSKLKAAVAKK; this is translated from the coding sequence TTGGCTATGAACCGCAGTGAACTTGTTGCCGCTGTCGCAGAGAAGTCCGGCAACAGCCAGACCGCCGTCAACGGCGTGCTCGATGCTGTCTTCGACATCTTCGCCACTTCCGTTGCCAACGGCGAGAAGATCACCATCCCGGGCTGGCTCGCTGTTGAGCGCACCGACCGCGCCGCTCGCCAGGGCCGCAACCCGCAGACCGGCGAAACCCTCCAGATCCCGGCCGGCCACAGCGTCAAGCTGACGGCTGGCTCGAAGCTGAAGGCTGCTGTCGCCAAGAAGTAG